Genomic window (Rhizobium brockwellii):
GGGAAGAGCGGCAGCAGTTGATCGTCAACCTGCTCGTCGAAAACAAGACCGTCGATCTCGACGACCTTGCCGATCGCTTCACCGTGTCAAAGATGACGATCCATCGCGATCTCGACGATCTCGAGCAGGCGGGCGTCCTGCGCAAGGTTCGCGGCGGTGCGACCATTGATGCCGGAACGCAGTTCGAAAGCGACTTCCGCATTCGCGAGCGCCAGGGCAACGAGGCCAAGCTGGCCATGGCGCAGACCGCACTGGAACTGGTCGAGCCGGGGATGACGGTGATGGTAAATGACGGCTCGATGGCGGCCGTGCTTGGCGAAATGCTGCTGCAGAAGCGGCCGCTGACGTTGATCACCAACAATGCGGCGATCATGGAGCGGCTGAAAGGCGAAGCCGGCATCACCCTGATTGCGCTTGGCGGCATCTACTCGGCGAAATTCAACGCCTATCTCGGCGTCGTCACCGAGGAGGCATTGTCGCGGCTGAGGGCCGACATTGCCTTCATTTCAACGCCTGCCGTCAGCGGCAGGCTGGCCTATCACATGGACGACAACGTCGTGCGCGCCAAGCGGGCAATGATCGCGTCCTCGACCAGGACCTGCCTTCTGGTCAATCATCAGCGCATCGGCCACACCGCCCTGCATGTCATGGCGGATCTGGCCGATTTGGACGCGATTATCACCGACAGCGCACCCGATGCTGCTGTCTTGGAGGAATTCGAGCAGGCGGGCATCACGCTCACCATTGCATCAACGCAGGATCCGACATGACCGAAACGCCGCGCTTCTGGATTGGCACCAGCTGGAAGATGAACAAGACGCTTGCTGAAGCCGAACACTTCGCCCGCGGTCTCGAAGCTGCCGATGCCGCACGCGACCCGCGCATCCAGCGCTTCGTCATTCCGCCCTTCACCGCCGTCCGCGAGGTCAAGGCGATGCTTGCCAAGACCTCGGTGAAGGTCGGCGCGCAGAACATGCATTGGGCCGACCAGGGTGCCTGGACCGGCGAAGTCTCGCCGGCAATGCTGAAGGACTGCAATCTCGATCTCGTCGAGCTCGGCCATTCCGAGCGGCGCGAACATTTTGGAGAGACCGACGAGACTGTGGGTCTGAAGACCGAAGCGGCCGTTCGCCACGGTCTCATTCCATTGATCTGCATTGGCGAGACGCTTTTCGACCGCGAAAGCGGAAAGGCTGCCGACATCCTCGCAACCCAGGTGCGCGGCGCGCTATCGAAACTTTCCAGCGCCCAAAAGGCTGCC
Coding sequences:
- a CDS encoding triose-phosphate isomerase, which produces MTETPRFWIGTSWKMNKTLAEAEHFARGLEAADAARDPRIQRFVIPPFTAVREVKAMLAKTSVKVGAQNMHWADQGAWTGEVSPAMLKDCNLDLVELGHSERREHFGETDETVGLKTEAAVRHGLIPLICIGETLFDRESGKAADILATQVRGALSKLSSAQKAAEILLAYEPVWAIGEKGIPATADYADARQSEIIAVAEAVLGRKIPCLYGGSVNPQNCEELILSPHIDGLFIGRSAWNVEGYLDILARCAAKL
- a CDS encoding DeoR/GlpR family DNA-binding transcription regulator; amino-acid sequence: MRREERQQLIVNLLVENKTVDLDDLADRFTVSKMTIHRDLDDLEQAGVLRKVRGGATIDAGTQFESDFRIRERQGNEAKLAMAQTALELVEPGMTVMVNDGSMAAVLGEMLLQKRPLTLITNNAAIMERLKGEAGITLIALGGIYSAKFNAYLGVVTEEALSRLRADIAFISTPAVSGRLAYHMDDNVVRAKRAMIASSTRTCLLVNHQRIGHTALHVMADLADLDAIITDSAPDAAVLEEFEQAGITLTIASTQDPT